TCATTAATAAAAGTTGTTAAAGTTTGTTCCATGTTATTAATATCCTCCTATATAAAAGTATAAATATGTCACCACCATTTTTTCTTTTTGAAAAAATAAGCAGTTCCTAAAATAATTGATATCATTAAGCTTAAAATAAAAAAGTATCCATATTTCCAAGTTAATTCAGGCATATATTGGAAATTCATACCATAAAGTCCAGCTAGAAAACTCAAAGGAATGAAAATACTAGAAATCATTGTTAAAACTTTCATAATTTCATTCATACCAGTACTAATAGTAGAGTGATAAAGTTGTAAAAGTTCATTTCCTCTATTGAAGAGTGCATCGTTAGATTCATTTGCTATTATAATGTGATCTTGTAAATCACGTAAGTAAATATCGATGTCTTCACCTAGATACTCTTGAATATCTGAATCTTTAAATTTTGAAGAAACTTCTTTTAAAGGAGCTAAAGCTCTTCTGAATTTTAAAAGTTCTTTTTTTAGTTCTAAGATTTCGTCAAAATCTTCTTTTTTAGGCTCGGTAGTAACTTTATCTTCTAAATCATCAATTCTTTCTTCTAGATCTTCAATAATAACAAAATAGTTATCAACAATTCTATCAATTAAAGAATATGTAAGATACCCCTCTTTTTTAGTTCTAAGACGCCCGCTTCTTTTTTCGATACGACATCTAATACTGTCAAAAACATCAAATGGGTTTTCCTGAAAAGTTATTAAAAGATTTGAAAATAAAATAAAAGATATTTGCTCATATTCATATTTATTTTTTTTATTAGAATGAGAAATCATTTTTAATGTAATAAAAATATAATCATCTCTAATTTCTAACTTAGGTCTTTGAGAATTGTTTAATAGATCTTCCAAAATTAAGGAATCTATATTAAAAGCTTCTCCAACTTTTTTGATAAGCTCAGTATTGTGAATCCCGCCAATATTTAACCAGTTAACATGAGAAGGGTGTAACTCTATAAAAAGATTGTCCCTAAAGATAAAACTATTTTTTTTAAAAGATTCATGGTTATAGGTATAGTGAGTAATGGGGATTTCAATTGTAGATTGCCTATCACCTGTATACACAAGAGTTCCAGGTTGTAATCCAACTTTTTTATTCAAAATAGTACCTCCTATTAGATAGTATAGTAATATATTATACTTAGTATATTACTATAAGTAAAAGATAAAAACAACATCTAAATAAATAGAAAGTAACTAATTCTATATAAATTAAAAAAAATATAAAAAAAAGAGCTTATATGTTAAAATAAAACTAATTATTAAAATGTTAAGGAGCTAAAAATGAATTATTTTTTATTTTTAAATCACCCCAAAGGTAAAGAGGTATATAAGGT
This DNA window, taken from Cetobacterium somerae ATCC BAA-474, encodes the following:
- the corA gene encoding magnesium/cobalt transporter CorA is translated as MNKKVGLQPGTLVYTGDRQSTIEIPITHYTYNHESFKKNSFIFRDNLFIELHPSHVNWLNIGGIHNTELIKKVGEAFNIDSLILEDLLNNSQRPKLEIRDDYIFITLKMISHSNKKNKYEYEQISFILFSNLLITFQENPFDVFDSIRCRIEKRSGRLRTKKEGYLTYSLIDRIVDNYFVIIEDLEERIDDLEDKVTTEPKKEDFDEILELKKELLKFRRALAPLKEVSSKFKDSDIQEYLGEDIDIYLRDLQDHIIIANESNDALFNRGNELLQLYHSTISTGMNEIMKVLTMISSIFIPLSFLAGLYGMNFQYMPELTWKYGYFFILSLMISIILGTAYFFKKKKWW